A genomic window from Haliaeetus albicilla chromosome 10, bHalAlb1.1, whole genome shotgun sequence includes:
- the CTSK gene encoding cathepsin K produces MLGMWWPTLLSLLVPAVVAQLHPERELDTQWDLWKKTYRKQYNGEADEVARRLIWEKNLKYINTHNLEHALGVHTFELAMNHLGDMTSEEVVRTMTGLKVPRGHPHRNKTLYVPDWTERAPASVDWRRKGYVTPVKNQGQCGSCWAFSSVGALEGQLKRKTGKLLSLSPQNLVDCVANNDGCGGGYMTNAFEYVRQNHGIDSEDAYPYIGQDESCMYSPTGKAAKCRGYREIPEGNEKALKRAVARIGPISVGIDASLPSFQFYSRGVYYDESCNAENINHAVLAVGYGTQKGTKHWIIKNSWGEEWGNKGYVLLARNMNNACGIANLASFPKM; encoded by the exons ATGCTGGG gaTGTGGTGGCCCACACTGCTGTCCCTGCTGGTCCCCGCAGTGGTGGCCCAGTTGCACCCTGAGCGAGAGCTGGACACCCAGTGGGACCTATGGAAGAAAACCTATCGCAAGCAGTACAACGGTGAG GCGGATGAGGTGGCGCGGAGGCTgatctgggagaagaacctCAAGTATATCAACACCCATAACCTGGAGCATGCGCTGGGCGTCCACACCTTCGAGCTGGCCATGAACCACCTGGGCGACATG ACCAGCGAGGAGGTGGTGAGGACGATGACAGGCTTGAAGGTGCCCCGTGGCCACCCACATCGCAACAAGACACTCTACGTCCCTGACTGGACCGAGAGAGCCCCGGCTTCCGTGGACTGGAGGAGGAAAGGCTACGTGACACCTGTCAAGAACCAG GGCCAGTGCGGCTCGTGCTGGGCTTTCAGCTCAGTGGGTGCGCTGGAGGGGCAGCTGAAGCGGAAGACGGGgaagctgctctccctcagcCCCCAAAACCTGGTGGATTGCGTGGCCAACAACGACGGTTGTGGTGGCGGCTACATGACCAATGCCTTTGAGTACGTCCGGCAGAACCACGGCATCGACTCGGAGGATGCCTACCCTTACATCGGCCAG GATGAGAGCTGCATGTATAGCCCCACTGGGAAGGCAGCCAAGTGCCGTGGCTACCGGGAAATCCCTGAAGGGAACGAGAAGGCTTTGAAGAGGGCCGTGGCCAGAATTGGACCCATCTCTGTGGGCATCGATGCCAGCCTGCCCTCCTTCCAGTTCTACAGCCGcg GTGTGTACTACGATGAGAGCTGCAATGCCGAAAACATCAACCATGCAGTGCTGGCGGTGGGCTATGGCACACAGAAGGGCACCAAGCACTGGATCATCAAGAACAG CTGGGGTGAGGAGTGGGGCAACAAGGGCTATGTCCTCCTGGCACGCAACATGAACAACGCCTGCGGCATTGCCAACCTTGCCAGCTTCCCCAAGATGTGA
- the LOC104315202 gene encoding cathepsin S-like: MGVGLGISEEVKCPGWGLVLPLWSQLSRMKLLVSLTFLAVLAVALGHPDPALDWHWQLWKSCPGFSLDRKEEGDRRATWERNLQLVTLHNLEHSLGLHSYELGMNHLGDVTSEEVVALLTGLNVAPQSNQTSTYRLQPGSKVPDTVDWREKGCVTDVKYQGACGSHWAFSAVGALEAQMKLKTGKLVSLSAQNLVDCTRSYRNKGCSGRWKTKAFQYIIDNQGIDSDASYPYTAQDSVCHYNLTAWAATCSRYVELPRGNEAMVKDAITNVGPISVSTDASQPTFFLYKSGVYHDLNCSQVVNHAMLIIGYGPLDGEDYWLVKNSWGVHFGDQGYIWMARNHGNHCGVASYGIYPKI; encoded by the exons ATGGGGGTGGGTTTAGGAATCAGTGAGGAAGTAAAATGCCCAGGTTGGGGACTGGTACTGCCTCTCTGGTCCCAGCTGAGCAGGATGAAGCTGCTGGTGTCCCTCACCTTCCTGGCCGTGCTTGCAGTGGCACTGGGGCACCCCGACCCCGCACTGGACTGGCACTGGCAGCTCTGGAagagttgtcctggtttcagcttggataga AAAGAGGAAGGGGACCGACGTGCAACATGGGAGAGGAACCTGCAGCTGGTGACACTGCACAATCTGGAGCACTCCCTGGGGCTGCACTCCTACGAGCTGGGCATGAACCACCTGGGAGATGTG ACCAGTGAGGAAGTGGTGGCTTTGTTAACTGGGCTGAATGTTGCTCCTCAATCAAACCAGACCTCCACGTACCGACTGCAGCCTGGCAGCAAAGTCCCTGACACGGTGGACTGGAGGGAGAAGGGATGCGTCACGGACGTGAAGTACCAG GGCGCCTGTGGGTCGCACTGGGCGTTCAGTGCTGTGGGAGCCCTTGAAGCCCAGATGAAGCTGAAGACAGGGAAGCTGGTGTCCCTGAGTGCCCAGAACCTCGTTGACTGCACCAGGAGCTACAGGAACAAAGGCTGCAGTGGCAGATGGAAAACCAAAGCTTTCCAGTACATCATCGACAACCAAGGGATTGACTCAGATGCGTCCTACCCCTATACTGCTCAG GACAGTGTGTGCCACTACAACCTGACGGCATGGGCAGCCACGTGTTCCAGGTACGTCGAGCTACCACGTGGCAATGAAGCCATGGTGAAGGATGCCATCACCAATGTGGGGCCCATCTCTGTCAGCACTGATGCCAGTCAGCCTACCTTCTTCTTGTACAAATCTG GTGTCTACCATGACCTGAACTGCTCTCAGGTGGTGAATCACGCCATGCTCATCATCGGCTACGGCCCTTTGGATGGGGAGGACTACTGGCTTGTGAAAAACAG TTGGGGTGTGCATTTTGGTGACCAGGGCTATATCTGGATGGCGAGGAACCATGGAAACCACTGCGGGGTTGCCAGCTATGGTATTTACCCCAAGATCTAG
- the LOC104315201 gene encoding cathepsin S — protein MKLLASLTFLATLAVALGHPDPALDWHWQLWKKTYGKEYRHKKEEGDRRATWERNLQLVTLHNLEHSLGLHSYELGMNHLGDMTSEEVVALLTGLNVAPRPNMTSTYRLQPGSKVPDTVDWREKGCVTDVKYQGACGSCWAFSAVGALEAQVKLKTGKLVSLSAQNLVDCSMMYGNKGCSGGFMTSAFQYIIDNQGIDSDASYPYTAQNGTCQYNASTRAATCSKYIELPYADEAALKDAVANIGPVSVAIDATQPTFFLYRSGVYDDPRCTQQVNHGVLVIGYGTLNDKDYWLVKNSWGVHFGDKGYIRMSRNHANHCGIASYASYPLI, from the exons ATGAAGCTGCTGGCATCCCTCACCTTCCTGGCCACGCTTGCGGTGGCACTGGGGCACCCCGACCCCGCACTGGACTGGCACTGGCAGCTCTGGAAGAAAACCTACGGCAAGGAGTACCGCCACAAG AAAGAGGAAGGGGACCGACGTGCAACATGGGAGAGGAACCTGCAGCTGGTGACACTGCACAATCTGGAGCACTCCCTGGGGCTGCACTCCTACGAGCTGGGCATGAACCACCTGGGAGACATG ACCAGCGAGGAAGTGGTGGCTTTGTTAACTGGGCTGAACGTTGCTCCTCGGCCAAACATGACCTCCACGTACCGACTGCAGCCTGGCAGCAAAGTCCCTGACACGGTGGACTGGAGGGAGAAGGGATGCGTCACGGACGTGAAGTACCAG GGTGCTTGCGGGTCATGCTGGGCGTTCAGTGCTGTGGGAGCCCTTGAAGCCCAGGTGAAGCTGAAGACAGGGAAGCTGGTGTCCCTCAGTGCCCAGAACCTTGTTGACTGCTCCATGATGTATGGGAACAAAGGCTGCAGTGGAGGTTTCATGACCAGTGCTTTCCAGTACATCATCGACAACCAAGGGATTGACTCAGATGCATCCTACCCCTATACGGCTCAG AATGGGACATGTCAATACAATGCTTCCACACGAGCCGCCACTTGCTCCAAGTACATTGAGCTCCCATACGCCGATgaagcagccctgaaagatgctGTAGCCAATATCGGACCGGTCTCTGTTGCCATTGATGCCACCCAGCCCACCTTCTTCTTGTACAGGTCAG gtgtgtACGATGACCCGCGATGCACACAGCAGGTGAATCACGGAGTGCTTGTGATCGGCTACGGCACCCTAAATGATAAGGATTACTGGCTTGTGAAAAACAG TTGGGGTGTGCATTTTGGTGACAAAGGCTATATCCGCATGTCAAGAAACCACGCGAACCATTGCGGGATCGCCAGTTATGCCTCTTACCCGCTCATATAG